The nucleotide sequence TAAAGAAAACTGTTGTGTAACAGGCGCATGGCCAAAGGGGATGAGGGGGCTGAAAACAAACCACCCGAACCTTCTGGGTCCGGGTGGCGGAAGTATCAGAGGAAGTCTGCTACTACTTAGCTATACCGAACCGCGCATGAAACCATTGGTTCCTTGTCGTCTTGCTTACTGATATAATTGAAGTGGCGTAGCATGGGGTTGTTGTGTTTAGTGTGACAAATATGGGAGGAGTTTTTGTATTCACCAAACTGCATTCAAAAATATTTTAATTATTTTTTATTTGGAATAATTCAATCAGAATAAACACCGCAATAAATACGAATTCAAACACTGATACTTCATGATTTTTCACGCGTCAGCAGCATTCATGTAATTAGTGTATTTGTTGCGGAAGTAGTTGTTATAACTGCTTACCCTTCCGTTCTGCTGTGCAGTGCTTGAGCCAAGTGTCGCGTCTCTACACCGTGCAGGAAACAGTTGTAACCACCTTCTTCCCTTTCTTACAGGCTTGGAAATGCTTGACAACCATTGTTTGCTAAGAGTCTTGTGCTGAGCGAAGCTAGAGTATGCCAGGTAGTACCGCAAAGCCAGCACATGATACGTTAGCTGCTGGTGTTACCTGTTATCCTAGTATCGTCGGTCAACCACCCCTACTCCTTCCTCATCTGATGAGGGGTAGTAGCTCTCTAACGCTTTCGTCTTTTAGCTTTGAAACAACGCTCCTTGGGTACGTTGACGCTGCTTTTGCTCGATGCTGCTTGTTTTGCGTACTCAGTTGCGTATCCACTCTAACCGCCTGCATGCCCCGCCTTGCCACTTCCGAACGTTACAGCATCAGTTTGCCTACCGGCCATCGGTTCCCGATTGCCAAGTACGAGCTGATTCGGGAGCAGCTGCTGTGGCAGGGCGTTGCGCCGGCCGAGGACTTTTACGACCCCGGACTAGCCAGTGAGGACGACATTTTGCGCGCGCACTCCACGGACTACTGGCACCGGGTGCGCGACTTGCGCCTTTCTTCGGCCGAGGTGCGACGCTTAGGCTTGCCGCAAAGTCCGGAATTGGTGCGCCGCTCGTTGAGTAGTGTGGCTGGCACGGTACAGTCGGCGTTGCAGGCGCTGCAAGATGGAATTGGGATGAGCTTGGCTGGTGGCACGCACCACGCGTTTCGAGACCGGGGCGAAGGATTTTGCGTGCTCAACGATATTGCTGTGGCTGCCATGCATTTGCTGCACCACAAGCTAGTCCGACAAATTATAGTGGTGGACCTCGACGTACACCAGGGCGACGGTACGGCCAGCATCTTCCGGGACGAGCCGCGCGTATTCACGTTTTCGATGCACGCTGGCGCCAACTACCCGTTGCGTAAAGAGCAGTCCGACCTTGATGTGGCCTTGGACTTGGGCACCGATGACGCCACGTACCTCCGCATCCTACAGGAAACGCTGCCGGGGCTGCTGGCGCAGGTACAGCCAGATTTCCTCTTCTTCCAGGCCGGGGTGGATGTGCTAGCCACTGACAAGTTGGGCAAGCTGGCCCTCACGCCCAAAGGCTGCCGCCAGCGCGACGAATACGTGCTAACCCTGTGCCGCCAGCACCAGCTGCCCGTAGCCGTGAGCATGGGCGGGGGCTACTCCGAGCGCCTCTCCGACATTGTGGATGCGCACTGCAATACGTTCCGAGTGGCGTATGAGGTGTTTGGATGAACCTAGCAAGACCCTTCCTCTGTTCGACGACGTGCGCCCTACCTTTGTCTTATGAACCTGCACAACCCCGCCACCGACCTTCCTGCCGCCAACTCCCTGCCCACGCTGGCACCAGCTGAAGCGCCGGGCACCCCGGCGCAGCAGGCGTTCCGAGAGGCGGTGCAGCAGGTGGAGGGCTTGCGCCAGCGGCTTCGCGAGGTACAGCAAGAGCAAGCCGAGGCCCGTCGGCGCTACTGGCAGCAAGTAGGGCCGGGGGCGCGGGCGGTAGTAGAAGCCCGGCGCGCGTTGTTTGCCCCGCTGGAAGACGCATTGCTTCTACCCTATTTCAGCCGTAAAGAGGAACGCCAAATCACAGAGTTTATCGTGGGCAATGCCCGCTCCCTGCACACCCGATTTGGGGAGGACACGGCGGACATCGTGCTGAAATACGCCCCCAGCCGCCGTGCCGCAGCCGAAGCCGAAGCGGAGGCTACGCCAGCGGAGGAGAAGCCCATCGACTTCGTCCCGGACCCCAACTCCGACCTGCCCCCACACGAGCAGGCCGCCGCGCATGCCCGTGCCCGACGCAAAACCAAAGCCCAGAAAGCTCACGAAATTGCCGAGAAAGCCGCCCGCGAAGAACAGCAAAAGCTGCTTTCCAATACCAAAACGCTGTATCGGCAGCTCGCTCGCACCCACCACCCCGACCTGGAGCGTGACCCGGAAACCCAAGCCCAGAAAACGGCCCTCATGCAGCGCATCACCGAGGCCTACGAAGCCAACGACCTCTACACGCTGCTCCAGTTGCTCTCTGAATCGGGGCCGGCGGCCCGCGCCGATGACGATGTACTGGCCCGTTACACGCAAGCCCTACACCAGCAGCAGCTCGAGCTAAAGCAACAGCTCAACGAACTGAAATATGGTGATAATGGCTTCAGCGGCAGCACCGGCAAAAAGCGGGAAATAGAATTGCGCGAGCTGAAGCGCCACCTGCGCACCGAAGCCGACTACCTAGAGCACATCCTCCGCCTGATCCAGGAGCCCGAAGGCTTGCGTGAAGTGCTACGCGAATTAAGTGCCACCGGCCACGACACTGTGTAAGGCCCTTACAACTGAGTTTCAGCTTAGAAACTCCACCACCTCTTTAATGACGGCTGGCTCCCGCATAATGCGGTTGTGGCCGAGGCCGTTGGTCGGGCGGAAATCCAGGGCGGGCCAGCTGGCGGCAATGGCTTCACCGTCGGCGAAGGGCACGTTCAGGTCCTGGCGGTCGTGGAGGAGCAAAGCACGCTGCACGGGCAGGTGGCGGCCGGCTTCAACCAAGCTGAAGCTTTCGGCGCTGCGGTTGAACTGCTGCTGAATAAAGCGGCTCATCCGCTCCACCACGCTATGGGGCAGGCGGAGCAGATCAGCAAACCGCTCGGCTACGTTGCGGGTGCTGCTGGGGGCACTCATCAGCACCAGCCGCGGCAACTCGCCGCCAGCAGCTTGGTTGAAGCGCACGGGAACCCCAGCTGTACAAGCAGCCCCAAAGGAATGGGCGACAACGCCGTACACCGGGCCGCTAGCATTTGCTACCGCCTGCACGGCGTCCCCAAAGCTTACCAAGGTAGCCCGCACTCCGGCCGATGCGCCGTGGGCTGGTCCGTCGAGGGCTAACACCCGAAAGCCGGCCGCAACCAGCCCAGCCGCCATATAGCCCCAAAAACTGGCCCGGTGCTCCCACCCGTGCACCAACAGGATGGTGCGGGCACCCGCTGGGTTCCACTCGTAGTAAACTATCCGTCCGCTTTCTGCCTGCACGGCATGCTGTGTGGCCTGCGCCAGTGCGGCAGCTTCCCAGGCTTTGGTGGGCAGCTGCCGGGGCGTAGTAAACAACTGCCACGCCGAGCGAAACGCCCATTCTCCTGACACCAGTGCTTGCAGCCGCAGCTTCAGGCGCAGGAATTTCAAGCCGGGCGGCACCGAAGGATACTGCACTTTCGTGGGGTGGGCTGCAACGGGCTCGGCAACAGTTTCCAAAGGGTAGAGGTCGGAGGCGGGCGAAAAGGCGTTGACCATAACAAGCACAGCTATAGAGGAGAAACGAGTTACTCTGGCAGCAATTCCAAGCGCAACTGCTCGAAAACCAGGTGGAATTGGCGTTCATCATGGACGCGGGCCATTTGGAGCGCGCCCGCCAGCGTCGTGAGCACCTGCGCGGCTTTGGCCGTGGGCTGGCCTTTGAATACTAGGGTGCCGGCAACGCGGCCGGCCTCTAGCACACCAGCCAGAAAGTCGGTTAGCTCCAGCGTCAGGAGGCGCAGTTCCTGCTGCATGGCCTCGGGTAGAGTCCGAAACTCGGCGGCCAACGAGCCAAACAGGCACACGCGCTGCTCATGTTGCACGTGCCCAAGGTAGACTTCGAAAAGCGCCTCTAGCTGCTGCTGAGCCGGCAAATCGGTTAGGCGAGGTAGGTTGCGCCACTTGTTGAGGCGCTTGCGCTGCCGCTGAATAATGGCCACTCCCAAGTCTTCCTTGGCGGGGTAGTGATAATGAATGGCGGCGGGTTTCACTTCCAGCTCCTTAGCAATGTGCTGGTAGCTGAACGCATTGAAGCCCCGATTAAGCAGCAGTTGCTCTGCCACATTGAGGATGCGGGTGCGGGTGTCGGGAATAAGTGTTGCAGGCTGTTCTAAGGGCATAGCCAAACATACTTACTTACTAGTAAGTAAGCAAATAACGACACGATATTGTAGGCCGTCGTCCGCTACTCACGATGGCTACCCCACATCAAATCAGCGGCGACATGCAGAATGCGTCAGGGGAGTTGCCGTACTTTGCCGCTTGCGCACGTTGCTTGCCGGAGTAAGTGCGCGTCTTTTTTGTGGGTCAGCTGGCCTCGTTCGAATCTGGTTGAGCGGGACAACGGGCCCTACAGTGCTTGGCCTCTTGTTTCTTAGTGCTCTTGTTATCTAGATTTCTCCGCCCTCATTTCAGCTTGTTGCTTTTGCGAACGGCGTATCTCTCCCTGCTTTTTCTGCTGGCTTCGGTACTTGCCTTCAGTCAGACTGCTTACCGGCAAGTGGTAGCCCGCCGGGGCGACGGTACGCACACGTTGCTACGCCGCTACGGCCTCCCGCCGGCCACGTACCTGCGGCCTTTTCTGGCGTTGAACCGAAAATCCATCGGCAAAAACAACAGCCTAGTTGCCGGCCGCAAATACCGCCTGCCGCGGCCCGCCGACCGCTCCCTGGGTGCCACGCGCCGGTTGAAGCCCCATACGGCGGCCAGGGCTACCACAGCCCTTCCAAAATCGGTAGCCATGCCGCTGCCCGCTCTGTTTGGCAAGGCCTACGGGGCAGTGCCTTCCGACGGCTTGTTGCGCGGTGCCGTGTTCTACCTCTCCTCGGGGCATGGGGGCCCCGATCCGGGGGCTATTGGCAAGTACGGCGGCCACTCCCTGGCCGAAGACGAGTACGCCTATGACGTAACGCTGCGGCTGGCCCGCGTGCTGTACATGCATGGGGCGCTGGTGTACCTTATTATCCGGGACCCCAACGATGGTATCCGCGACCAAGCCGTTTTGCTCACCGATTACGACGAAGTCACGTATCCGAGCCAGACGATTCCGCGCAGCCAGCTGGCCCGCTTACGGCAGCGCATCAACGCCGTAAATGCTCTTTACCCCAAACACAAGGGAGCGTATCAGCGCTTTCTGGGGTTGCACGTAGATAGCCGCAGCGAAGGCAAGAACATTGACGTGTTCTTCTACCACAACTCCAACAGCGCAGCGGGCAAACGATTAGCTCAGAACATTCACAAGATGTTCACGGCCCGGTACAAGCGCGCTCAGCCCAACCGTCCGTACTCCGGCACCGTATCGGCCCGCAACTCTTTATATGTGGTGCGCAACAGCCACGCTCCGGCCGTATTTATGGAGCTAGGCAACATCCGCAACAACAAAGACCAGCGCCGCTTCCTCATCCCCGACAACCGCCAAGCCATGGCCAACTGGATGTATGAGGGCATTCTGGCCGACTACCGGAGCCGCTAGAGAAGCAGCCTCATAGCTTAACCATGCTTTCCGAATTCATGCAATAGCGCAAGCCGCTGGGCTCCGGGCCATCCGGAAACACATGGCCTAGATGGCCGTCGCAGACGTTGCAGATAGCTTCGAGACGCTGCATATTGTGGCTGTCATCGAAGGCGTACTTGATGGCGTTTTTGGCGAGGGGCTGCGTGAAACTGGGCCAGCCCGATATGGCGTGGTATTTCTCCGAAGAGTTGAACAACAGGCTACCGCAGCCACGGCAAGCGTATACGCCGGGCTCGTACAAGCGGCAATACGCATTGCGGTAAGGTGGCTCGGTTCCTTTCTGGCGCAACACCTGAAACTGCGCGGACGTCAGACAGGCCTGCCACTCCACCTCCGACCTTTCCACGCGGCGCGGCGGTTCGGGGTTGCTGTATTTGGCAAATTTCAAGACATCAATCCAGCGCAGCATCAGGTATATACTCGGGTGTGGCCACGAAGTTAGTGCTAGCTTTTCCAGTCTTCTCAAGCCAAGGGTGCCCCAACACAGTCGTGTTTCAAACAACTTTAGTAGCTAAAACGCTTCTCTTTCCTGATCCATTTGTGGAGAAAAGAGTGCAAAGGAGTAGCACGGGTTTATAACTTATTGATGAGCTTACACAGATCTGCACCGTAGAGACTAGCTCATCAGGAAGTAGGAATTTTCTGTTTGCGCATAGAATTTTTGTTAGGTTTAACGCAGAAAATTCCACCCCCTACTCACTTACCTAATGAAGCACTTGCTAGCATCCGAACGGCCACACAAGGTCGGTTTGCTTTCTCTACTTGTGATGGCGCTGCTAACCTTACAGGTCACTGTAGCCGCCGCTGCCGATAAAGAGCTCTATCAACTCAGGATTTACCACTTAAAAGACAAGCAGCAGGAAGAGCGGGTCGATGCCTTCTTGAAGGAAGCCTACCTACCCGCCCTGCACAAGCTCGGCCTCCAGAAAATTGGCGTTTTCAAGCCCATCGGCAACGACACGGCCGTCGACCGCCGGATTATGGTGCTGGTGCCGTTCAAGTCTTACAGCCAATTGCTGAGCGTGACCGACCGCCTAGAGCAAGACAAAAGCTTCGAGAGCAACAGCCAATACTGGACGGCTGCCTACAACAACCCGCCCTATACCCGCCTCGAAGTTGTTCAGATTCAGTCTATGTCGGATAAGCTGCAGTTGCAGGAGCCGCCCTTGAAAGGCCCACGAGCAGAGCGGGTGTACGAGCTGCGCAGCTACGAAAGCTCCAACGAGAAAATCCACATGAACAAGGTGCAGATGTTTGTGCAGGGCAACGAAATCGGTTTGTTCAAGCGCCTGGGGTTCAACGGCGTGTTCTACGGCCGGGTAATAGCGGGTAGCCATATGCCCAACCTGATGTACATGACCAGCTTCGAAAATAAAGCCGCCCGCGACGAGCACTGGAAAACCTTTGGCTCCGACCCAGAGTGGAAAAAGCTTTCGGCCCTGCCGGAATACCAGAACAACGTTTCCAAGAACCAGCAAATGTTCTTGTACCCTGTCGCGTACTCTGATTACTAAGAGGCCATCCAACTAGGCCTTCTCATTCCGACCTGTTCGGATGGGCTACGAATGGTCATCCAACCACAGTACCGCCTGCACTATCACAGAACGTCATGCTGAGCGCAGTTCCAGTATCTCTAGCTCACCTCCAACACAGGGGCGAAGCGGGCGAGATGCTGGAACTGCGCTCAGCGCGTAATGCCCTGTTGACACGCCCTTGGCTGCTCCTATTTTCGGTTAGCTTCGGAAGCGCTAAATGCCTACGCAACAACTCAGGTCAGTCGCCCCAAGTGGAACCTGCGGGAGCGAATCGGGCTTAGGTAGTACTTTCATGCCTGCACCATTGCCACACTCTGTTCCTTACCCATGTTTGACTCTAGTACTTTTCCAGGTGGACGGCTGTTTACTCATGCGTTGTTCGCCTTTAGTTTAGTTGCCTACGTGAACCCAACGTCTAGCCTGGCCCAAGCGGCCCCTGGCACCACCATAGCCACCCCTGCTAACCCTCTCCTAGCCTCCTGGACTGGCCCGTATGGCGGCTTTCCGGCCTTCGATAAAATGCAGGCTAACCAATTCAAGCCGGCATTGGAAGCGGCAATGGCTGAGAACCTGAAGGAAATCCAAGCCATTGCCAGCAACCCGCAGCCCGCTACGTTCGAGAATACCATTGCGGCTCTAGAGCGGGCCGGCAACACGCTGGAGCAAGTACAAACGGTATATGGCATTTGGTCGGGCTCCTTGAGCAGCCCGGAAATGCAGGCTATTCAGCGCGAAATGGCCCCGCGCATGGCTGCTTTCGGTGACCAGATAACGCAGAATACGGCGCTGTTCAAGCGCATCGAAACGGTGTACAACTCACCCGACAAGCAGAAGCTGACGCCCGAGCAGCAGCGCCTTACCTACGTGCGCTACAACGCCTTCGTGCGGGCCGGGGCCAAGCTCGATGCCACCGCCAAAAAGCGCCTGTCGGCCATCAACCAGCAGCTGGCGGGCCTGTTCACCAAATTCAGCCAGAACGTGCTAGCCGACGAAACTGACTCGGTGCTGGTGCTGAAAACGCCCGCCGACCTCGGCGGCTTGTCGGCTGGCCTGCGTGATGATGCGGCCAGCGCGGCTACCACCCGCAAGATTACGGCGCCCGGCGTCATCACCAACACTCGCTCCAGCGTCGAACCGTTCCTGACCTATTCCGACCAGCGCAAGTTGCGCGAAAAGGCCTGGCGCATGTTCTACAACCGCGGCGACAATGGCGGCGCCCACGACAACAACGCCCTGATTACCGAGATTCTGCAATTACGCGCCGAGCGGGCCAAGCTTCTGGGCTACAAAACCCACGCCCACCTACGCCTCGACAACACCATGGCCAAAACGCCCGAAGCCGCCATGCAGCTCATGGAGCAGGTGTGGGCGCCGGCCGTGGCCCGCGTGAAAGAGGAAGTGGCTGACATGCAGGCCCTTGCCAAAAAGGAAGGCGCCCCCGCCGACTTCAAAATCGAGCCCTGGGACTACCGCTACTACGCCGAGAAAGTGCGCAAAGCCCGCTACGACCTCGACCAAAACGAAGTACAGCAGTATTTGCAGCTCGACAAAATGCGGGAAGGCATGTTCTGGGTGGCCGGCGAACTGTTCAACTTCACCTTCAGCCCCGTTACCGATGTGCCCGTGTACCACCCCGACGTGAAGGTGTGGGAAGTGAAAGACAAAACCAGCGGCAAGCACGTGGGTCTGTGGTACTTCGACCCCTACGCGCGGCCCGGCAAACGCTCGGGTGCTTGGATGAATGCCTACCGCAAGCAAGAGCGTATGGGCGGCAAGGAAGTCGCGACTATTGTGTCCAATAACTCCAATTTCGTGAAAGGCAAGGACGGCGCCCCCACCCTCATTTCCTGGACCGACGCCACCACCCTGTTTCACGAGTTCGGTCACGCCCTGCACGGCTTGTCGTCGAACGTGACCTACCCCACCCTCTCGGGCACCAGCGTGGTGCGCGATTACGTAGAGTTTCCGTCGCAGGTGCTGGAAAACTGGCTGCCCACGCCGCAGGTGTTGCAGCGCTTTGCCTTGCACTACCAAACCGGCAAGCCCATTCCGCAGGCCCTCGTCGACCGTATCGAAAAGGCTTCCACCTTCAACCAGGGCTTCGAGACCACCGAGTTCTTGGCCAGTGCCCTCATCGACATGAAACTGCACTTGGCCGGCGACCAGAAGATTGACGCCGACAAGTTCGAGCGCGAAACCCTGGCGCAGTTGGGCATGCCGAGCGAGATTGTGATGCGCCACCGCACACCGCAGTTCTCGCACGTTTTCTCGTCCGATGGCTACTCGGCTGGCTACTACAGCTACCTGTGGTCGGTGGTGCTGGCCTCCGATGCGTATGGTGCCTTCACCGAAGCCGGCGGCCCCTACGACAAAGCCGTCGGCCAGCGCCTAACCAAGTACATCTTCTCGGTCGGCAATACTGTGGACCCCGCCGACGCTTACCGCAGCTTCCGCGGCCGCGACCCGAAAATTGATGCCCTCATGCGGGAGCGTGGCTTCCCGATGAAAGGCGCAAAAGCTGGCAGTAAGCAAGGTCCGGGTAGGCCAGTTGACGTACTGCCGAGGCAGCAAGCAAAGCGCAAGTAGCAGAGTTTGTCTTTCGTTATAGCTTCAGGAAAGCCCCATTATTGGGGCTTTCTTTTTGCGTCAAGCGTAATTGTAGGAGAACGTCATGTAGAGGCGGAGCCGAAGCATGACGTTCTCCTACAATTACGCACTGGCGACTTTCCAAAGGACTCTTTATTCTGCCAACCTTAATGCATGGGGAATAAAGCCTTGAACCACCATGCAGCCTCTGTGGCCTCACTGCTCTTTTGCGCTTTCTCGAAGCATAGTTGCCAACTATCCTGATTAGCTAAATTCAGGAAGCTAGCTAATCAGGATAGTTACCTACCTTGCGGGGCTGCAACTTCTATTTATGTCGAAGCCCACGGAAACACCGCCTTTACCCAACGGCACCCCGCATCCACACCAGTATTTTCTGGCGGCTGCTACGGTTTCCACGCTCACCGACGCTGCTGTGGCCCGGCACTACCCACCGCTATTCGTTACCGACTCTTACGCCCTGACGGCCGTTCAGCCGGAAAGTCTAACGCTGGATTTCGGTTCGTTTACCAGCTCGGCACCCGCTCCCGGCCTGTCACGATTTCCTTCGGTGATTGTAGAGCAGCAGGCGCAGGGAGTACTACTTTCCTGTGCCTGCCTCACGGAAAAAACCACCTTGTGCGAGCACCAAGCGCAAGTGCTGCTTAGCGTGATGCGCCGCAAAGAGTTCCGGGTGTTCTTCGACCCGGCACAGCGCCGCACGCTGCTGCAAGCCACCGCCCGCGACTACGGTCTGGAGCACGCGCCCGACTTGGACGAGCATTTTCAGCTAACCTACGTGCGGCCCTCGGTGGTGGTAAGCCCGCGGCACGCCGGGCTCTACCCCGTCACGGCGGCGACCAAGCAGGAACTGGTGGGGCAGCTGTTGCCGCAGCGCCATAACGTGCTGCCTACGCCCGATGAAACACGACGCTTTGTGGTGTTTGGCAAACACAAGTACTACGGCCACCTAACCATTCAGCTGGCGGAAGCG is from Hymenobacter tibetensis and encodes:
- a CDS encoding histone deacetylase family protein is translated as MPRLATSERYSISLPTGHRFPIAKYELIREQLLWQGVAPAEDFYDPGLASEDDILRAHSTDYWHRVRDLRLSSAEVRRLGLPQSPELVRRSLSSVAGTVQSALQALQDGIGMSLAGGTHHAFRDRGEGFCVLNDIAVAAMHLLHHKLVRQIIVVDLDVHQGDGTASIFRDEPRVFTFSMHAGANYPLRKEQSDLDVALDLGTDDATYLRILQETLPGLLAQVQPDFLFFQAGVDVLATDKLGKLALTPKGCRQRDEYVLTLCRQHQLPVAVSMGGGYSERLSDIVDAHCNTFRVAYEVFG
- a CDS encoding J domain-containing protein is translated as MNLHNPATDLPAANSLPTLAPAEAPGTPAQQAFREAVQQVEGLRQRLREVQQEQAEARRRYWQQVGPGARAVVEARRALFAPLEDALLLPYFSRKEERQITEFIVGNARSLHTRFGEDTADIVLKYAPSRRAAAEAEAEATPAEEKPIDFVPDPNSDLPPHEQAAAHARARRKTKAQKAHEIAEKAAREEQQKLLSNTKTLYRQLARTHHPDLERDPETQAQKTALMQRITEAYEANDLYTLLQLLSESGPAARADDDVLARYTQALHQQQLELKQQLNELKYGDNGFSGSTGKKREIELRELKRHLRTEADYLEHILRLIQEPEGLREVLRELSATGHDTV
- a CDS encoding alpha/beta hydrolase, with product MVNAFSPASDLYPLETVAEPVAAHPTKVQYPSVPPGLKFLRLKLRLQALVSGEWAFRSAWQLFTTPRQLPTKAWEAAALAQATQHAVQAESGRIVYYEWNPAGARTILLVHGWEHRASFWGYMAAGLVAAGFRVLALDGPAHGASAGVRATLVSFGDAVQAVANASGPVYGVVAHSFGAACTAGVPVRFNQAAGGELPRLVLMSAPSSTRNVAERFADLLRLPHSVVERMSRFIQQQFNRSAESFSLVEAGRHLPVQRALLLHDRQDLNVPFADGEAIAASWPALDFRPTNGLGHNRIMREPAVIKEVVEFLS
- a CDS encoding TetR/AcrR family transcriptional regulator, translated to MPLEQPATLIPDTRTRILNVAEQLLLNRGFNAFSYQHIAKELEVKPAAIHYHYPAKEDLGVAIIQRQRKRLNKWRNLPRLTDLPAQQQLEALFEVYLGHVQHEQRVCLFGSLAAEFRTLPEAMQQELRLLTLELTDFLAGVLEAGRVAGTLVFKGQPTAKAAQVLTTLAGALQMARVHDERQFHLVFEQLRLELLPE
- a CDS encoding N-acetylmuramoyl-L-alanine amidase family protein; translated protein: MLLLRTAYLSLLFLLASVLAFSQTAYRQVVARRGDGTHTLLRRYGLPPATYLRPFLALNRKSIGKNNSLVAGRKYRLPRPADRSLGATRRLKPHTAARATTALPKSVAMPLPALFGKAYGAVPSDGLLRGAVFYLSSGHGGPDPGAIGKYGGHSLAEDEYAYDVTLRLARVLYMHGALVYLIIRDPNDGIRDQAVLLTDYDEVTYPSQTIPRSQLARLRQRINAVNALYPKHKGAYQRFLGLHVDSRSEGKNIDVFFYHNSNSAAGKRLAQNIHKMFTARYKRAQPNRPYSGTVSARNSLYVVRNSHAPAVFMELGNIRNNKDQRRFLIPDNRQAMANWMYEGILADYRSR
- the msrB gene encoding peptide-methionine (R)-S-oxide reductase MsrB translates to MLRWIDVLKFAKYSNPEPPRRVERSEVEWQACLTSAQFQVLRQKGTEPPYRNAYCRLYEPGVYACRGCGSLLFNSSEKYHAISGWPSFTQPLAKNAIKYAFDDSHNMQRLEAICNVCDGHLGHVFPDGPEPSGLRYCMNSESMVKL
- a CDS encoding NIPSNAP family protein — its product is MLSLLVMALLTLQVTVAAAADKELYQLRIYHLKDKQQEERVDAFLKEAYLPALHKLGLQKIGVFKPIGNDTAVDRRIMVLVPFKSYSQLLSVTDRLEQDKSFESNSQYWTAAYNNPPYTRLEVVQIQSMSDKLQLQEPPLKGPRAERVYELRSYESSNEKIHMNKVQMFVQGNEIGLFKRLGFNGVFYGRVIAGSHMPNLMYMTSFENKAARDEHWKTFGSDPEWKKLSALPEYQNNVSKNQQMFLYPVAYSDY
- a CDS encoding M3 family metallopeptidase, coding for MNPTSSLAQAAPGTTIATPANPLLASWTGPYGGFPAFDKMQANQFKPALEAAMAENLKEIQAIASNPQPATFENTIAALERAGNTLEQVQTVYGIWSGSLSSPEMQAIQREMAPRMAAFGDQITQNTALFKRIETVYNSPDKQKLTPEQQRLTYVRYNAFVRAGAKLDATAKKRLSAINQQLAGLFTKFSQNVLADETDSVLVLKTPADLGGLSAGLRDDAASAATTRKITAPGVITNTRSSVEPFLTYSDQRKLREKAWRMFYNRGDNGGAHDNNALITEILQLRAERAKLLGYKTHAHLRLDNTMAKTPEAAMQLMEQVWAPAVARVKEEVADMQALAKKEGAPADFKIEPWDYRYYAEKVRKARYDLDQNEVQQYLQLDKMREGMFWVAGELFNFTFSPVTDVPVYHPDVKVWEVKDKTSGKHVGLWYFDPYARPGKRSGAWMNAYRKQERMGGKEVATIVSNNSNFVKGKDGAPTLISWTDATTLFHEFGHALHGLSSNVTYPTLSGTSVVRDYVEFPSQVLENWLPTPQVLQRFALHYQTGKPIPQALVDRIEKASTFNQGFETTEFLASALIDMKLHLAGDQKIDADKFERETLAQLGMPSEIVMRHRTPQFSHVFSSDGYSAGYYSYLWSVVLASDAYGAFTEAGGPYDKAVGQRLTKYIFSVGNTVDPADAYRSFRGRDPKIDALMRERGFPMKGAKAGSKQGPGRPVDVLPRQQAKRK